The Thermoplasmata archaeon genome has a window encoding:
- a CDS encoding aldehyde ferredoxin oxidoreductase family protein, which produces MFGYNGKILRVDLSNETTKVEKLDEKILRKFMGGTSLGAHYLMRETKKGLHPLEKNAMLFFGTGPLTCSGLPGHSRFIVCGKSPLTGIWGEAHAGGFFSPELKKSGFDGVIIIGTAAQPRYLWIHDGFCEFKDAGKLWGKYTADVEKEIRAELGVKAEVLSIGPAGEKQVPIANIIVDRNRALGRSGFGALMGAKKLKAIAVKGTGVIEWADSKLLGEKVREIARRIGKENENFRKYGTAGIVKPLSQLAILPTKNFQNGSYEKANEISGEKMVDTILVRRDTCSDCTIGCKRVVKCTKEQHGWNVDEEYGGPEYETIASFGSLLLNSSLPAISRANQICNMYGVDTISAGVSIAFVIEAMEKGLLSEKDVGYKVDWSDERAIIRLLEDMVENRGFGAIAGKGVKHMADKIGKEAEKFAIHVKGLEVAMHEPRGKKGLGLNYATANRGGCHVASYHDTYFTKNTESLLGVPEKMDRYGIEGKARMIAKTQDFCVLGNSLILCQFTHQYGAIKLPELLELVNLATGFNYTMEDFLEIGERGFILQRMFNEREGCIDDTLPARFLTPLPEVPDKGVITQEEFEQMLGEYYSIRGIDPNGRIKEETIKRLGLADYKW; this is translated from the coding sequence ATGTTCGGGTACAATGGCAAAATTCTGAGGGTTGACCTTTCCAATGAAACCACAAAAGTGGAGAAACTAGATGAGAAAATCTTGAGAAAGTTCATGGGTGGCACTTCTCTTGGCGCCCATTACCTGATGAGAGAGACAAAGAAAGGATTGCATCCTCTTGAAAAAAATGCGATGTTGTTTTTTGGGACTGGACCTCTAACATGCAGTGGTTTACCGGGACACAGTAGATTCATAGTATGCGGTAAATCACCACTAACTGGTATATGGGGCGAAGCCCATGCAGGTGGTTTTTTCTCGCCAGAACTAAAGAAAAGTGGATTTGATGGAGTTATAATTATTGGAACCGCAGCCCAGCCCAGGTACTTATGGATTCATGATGGCTTTTGCGAGTTCAAAGACGCAGGTAAATTGTGGGGAAAGTATACAGCAGATGTCGAAAAAGAAATCCGAGCAGAACTCGGAGTAAAAGCAGAAGTTCTTTCTATAGGTCCTGCTGGAGAGAAACAGGTGCCCATTGCCAACATTATTGTAGATAGAAATCGGGCACTGGGGCGATCTGGATTTGGGGCGCTTATGGGAGCGAAAAAGTTGAAGGCAATCGCGGTGAAAGGCACAGGTGTGATCGAGTGGGCAGATTCTAAGCTGCTAGGGGAAAAAGTACGAGAGATTGCTCGGAGAATAGGGAAAGAAAATGAAAATTTCAGAAAGTATGGTACTGCAGGAATTGTGAAACCCCTCTCGCAACTGGCAATCCTGCCCACAAAAAATTTCCAAAATGGCTCTTACGAAAAAGCAAACGAGATTTCTGGCGAGAAAATGGTTGATACAATTCTTGTAAGGAGAGATACTTGTTCTGACTGCACCATCGGCTGCAAAAGGGTTGTAAAATGCACGAAGGAGCAACATGGCTGGAATGTAGATGAAGAATATGGCGGTCCTGAGTATGAGACCATTGCCTCTTTTGGGTCCCTCCTTCTGAACAGTTCATTACCTGCAATTTCTAGAGCAAACCAGATTTGTAATATGTATGGAGTGGACACAATTTCTGCAGGCGTGTCTATCGCATTCGTTATTGAAGCGATGGAAAAAGGGCTCCTAAGCGAGAAAGATGTGGGTTACAAAGTCGACTGGAGTGATGAAAGGGCAATAATCCGGTTGCTTGAAGACATGGTGGAAAATAGAGGGTTTGGTGCGATTGCTGGTAAAGGAGTAAAGCATATGGCAGATAAAATCGGTAAAGAAGCAGAGAAATTTGCCATCCATGTTAAGGGATTGGAAGTGGCAATGCACGAACCACGAGGAAAGAAAGGGCTCGGGCTCAATTACGCAACCGCAAACAGAGGAGGGTGTCATGTTGCCTCCTACCACGATACCTACTTCACCAAGAACACAGAGTCGCTACTGGGTGTCCCAGAAAAAATGGACAGGTACGGAATAGAAGGAAAGGCGAGAATGATTGCAAAAACACAGGATTTTTGTGTGCTAGGAAATTCGCTCATTCTCTGCCAGTTTACCCATCAATATGGGGCAATCAAGTTGCCCGAATTGCTTGAACTTGTAAATCTCGCAACTGGTTTCAACTACACAATGGAGGATTTTCTCGAAATTGGTGAACGTGGTTTTATCCTCCAGCGGATGTTTAACGAAAGAGAGGGCTGCATTGATGATACTTTGCCAGCAAGATTCCTCACACCACTCCCAGAAGTGCCAGATAAAGGAGTTATTACACAAGAAGAATTTGAACAAATGCTCGGTGAGTACTATTCCATCAGAGGGATTGACCCTAACGGTAGAATAAAAGAGGAGACGATCAAAAGGTTGGGTCTAGCCGACTATAAATGGTAG
- a CDS encoding aminopeptidase, which translates to MTAAKLSEKKLKKSALAITKNVLDIKQDERVLIITNPSRDVLTISTAIYNSCLKTSAKPVICIQQRKTQVDFMEKIVRKAIETEPEVVMSISELKLGKDEEALVNPYIVNGKEYTNIFDAYMAMKKIRTIWTPGITREIFERAVDIDYAKMRSDAEKLAKMFEGAESVRIQSKNGTDVEIGIAGRKAKKDDGNYSTPGTGGNIPAGEVYLSPAIEKTNGIVVVDGSISTYWGDVVTERPVKVEFRDGFGEKITGGKDAKLLQKSIAITRNKVKEMEKNGKFDRDKAEIYMKNATHLGEIGIGLNHSAIISGNMLEDEKVYGTCHLAIGANYDEDAPALNHYDCLIKKPTICLLRKGEWIPIMKNGVLKI; encoded by the coding sequence ATGACAGCAGCAAAACTATCAGAAAAGAAACTAAAAAAAAGTGCTCTGGCAATCACAAAGAATGTGCTTGACATAAAACAAGACGAAAGAGTACTGATTATTACGAATCCGTCTCGGGATGTGCTAACAATTTCAACCGCAATTTATAATTCGTGTCTCAAGACCAGTGCAAAACCAGTCATCTGCATCCAGCAGCGGAAGACCCAGGTTGACTTTATGGAAAAAATCGTGAGGAAGGCAATCGAAACAGAGCCAGAAGTGGTAATGTCCATTTCAGAATTAAAGCTTGGAAAAGACGAAGAAGCCCTCGTAAATCCATATATTGTTAATGGCAAAGAATATACCAACATTTTTGATGCTTATATGGCAATGAAGAAAATTCGTACAATATGGACTCCAGGGATCACAAGAGAAATTTTTGAAAGAGCAGTTGATATTGATTATGCAAAGATGAGAAGTGATGCGGAGAAACTGGCTAAGATGTTTGAAGGTGCGGAGTCTGTACGAATCCAGAGCAAAAACGGGACCGATGTGGAAATCGGTATTGCAGGAAGAAAAGCTAAGAAGGACGATGGAAATTATTCGACACCTGGTACAGGTGGTAATATTCCTGCAGGGGAGGTTTATCTCTCTCCTGCAATCGAAAAGACAAATGGCATCGTTGTTGTTGATGGCTCAATTTCTACATACTGGGGAGATGTAGTTACCGAACGCCCAGTAAAAGTTGAATTCAGGGATGGATTCGGGGAAAAAATCACTGGTGGCAAAGATGCAAAATTGCTGCAGAAAAGCATTGCCATTACAAGAAATAAGGTAAAGGAGATGGAAAAAAACGGGAAATTTGACAGAGACAAGGCAGAAATTTACATGAAAAATGCTACCCACCTAGGAGAAATCGGGATTGGACTCAATCACTCGGCGATAATAAGTGGAAATATGCTAGAAGACGAGAAGGTCTACGGCACCTGCCATTTGGCTATCGGTGCAAATTACGACGAAGATGCGCCAGCACTCAACCACTACGACTGCTTGATTAAAAAACCGACAATTTGTCTATTGAGAAAAGGAGAGTGGATCCCAATAATGAAAAATGGGGTGCTGAAAATATAG